GACGGCGAGGGCAGTTCCGCCAGCGCCCGGCGCAGGAGATCGAAGGCCCGGGCGAGCGTCAGGCCCTCCTGCTTCGGCGCGGCGGGGGCGGCCGCGGTGGGCGCACGCTCCTCCGCCGGACGGGCGTGTTCTCCACTGTCCCGCGCCTCGCGCTCGCCACCCCGGCCCCGGCCCCGGCCCCGGCGGCCACGGCCGCGGCGGCTCCGGCCTTCCTCGCCGGCTCCCCCCTCTTCGGCAGGTTCCACGGCCTCCGGCCGGGGGGCACGCGTGGGCGCCCGGGCGGGCGCCTCGGCGGCACCCCCCAGCGGCGCCACCTCGTACTGCCCGTTCTCCATCTTGGAGAGCTTGATCAGCCCCTTGTGGCTCGCCTCGAGCACGAACTTCGAGAACCGGCTGTAGCCGGCGTTCTTCTCGTCGAAATTCGGGTCGATCTGCTGCATCACCTGCTTGAGGCGGTCGGAGCGCATCACGTCGCCGTCGCGCGCCATCGTCGCCACGGCCTCCTGGACCAGGGCCCAGGGGTCCTTCTGGGTCGACGGCGCGTCGGCTTCCTTGGTGAGGCCGGCCAGGTCGGAGTAGCTGTAGTACTCATCGCAGTTCTGGATCAGCAGGTCGCTGGCCGACTCCCGGATCCCGACCCCGATGACGTACTTGCCGTACTCCTTGAGCTTGATCACCAGCATCGAGAAGTCGCTGTCCCCGGAGAGCAGGATGAAGGTCCCGATCTCGGGGCGGGTGAACACCAGCTCCATCGCGTCGATGGCGAGGCGGATGTCCGTCGCGTTCTTCTTGTTGGTGCCGAACGCCGGGGCGAAGATCAGGTCGATCGACGACTCCGACAGCGGCACGATGTACTGGTGGTACCGGCGCCAGTCGGCGTAGGCGCGGGAGACCGCGACCTTGCCCTTGATGATGTCGCTGTTGAGGAGGTGCTTCAGTTCCTTGGTGAGGTCCGAGCGGATCCCCAGCGTGACGTTGTCGAAGTCGATCATCAACGCGGCGTTGGGCGCGTGGAGGGGAGGATCCCCGGCACGCAGGTGTCGCAGGTGGGGTGTGGTCACATTCCGTCTTGGGTCTGGGATCGCGGGGGGAGCGCGGGGCGTAAGGGAGGGAGGGCTCGCGCCGCTCACTCCTCCGTGCCCGCCTCGCCATCGCGGATCCCGGCGCGGCCGCCACCATGGCGGTCCTGAGCAGGCCGGGATCAGGGGACAAATCTACAGCGGGTGCCCGTCCGGCGGCGAGGGGGTCAGGGAAGACAGAGGGCGGCGATCACCCGCTCCCCGGCGCGGCCATCCCAGCCCTCCGGGCGCCCCGGCTGGTAGCCGCCGCCCGCCCGCCGGGCCAGCACCGCGGCCACCGCAAGGTTGATCCCCTCCCGGCTGGAGGGAATCAGGCGGTTGGTGCCCTCGGTGATCGTGACGGGCCGTTCGGTGTTGGGGCGTGCGGTCAGGCACGGGACGCCGAGCACCGTGGTCTCCTCCTGCAGGCCGCCGGAGTCGGTCAGCACCAGGGTGGCGCGGTCCACCAGGGAGACGGTCTCGAGGTAGCTGAGCGGGTCGAGGAGGGTCACGCGCCGGGCCAGTTCCGACAGGCCGAACTCCCCGATGCGCTGCCGGGTCCGGGGATGGATCGGGAAGATCACCGGCATCTGCCCGGCCAGGTCGTCCAGGGCGCCGAGGATCTCCCGGAGCAGCTCA
The Gemmatimonadota bacterium DNA segment above includes these coding regions:
- a CDS encoding NYN domain-containing protein, whose protein sequence is MTTPHLRHLRAGDPPLHAPNAALMIDFDNVTLGIRSDLTKELKHLLNSDIIKGKVAVSRAYADWRRYHQYIVPLSESSIDLIFAPAFGTNKKNATDIRLAIDAMELVFTRPEIGTFILLSGDSDFSMLVIKLKEYGKYVIGVGIRESASDLLIQNCDEYYSYSDLAGLTKEADAPSTQKDPWALVQEAVATMARDGDVMRSDRLKQVMQQIDPNFDEKNAGYSRFSKFVLEASHKGLIKLSKMENGQYEVAPLGGAAEAPARAPTRAPRPEAVEPAEEGGAGEEGRSRRGRGRRGRGRGRGGEREARDSGEHARPAEERAPTAAAPAAPKQEGLTLARAFDLLRRALAELPSPSGHDAVRNRMSALYGRQDPLLDSGRFFRLLRQAHDAEVADVRKLGEDDYEVIGRRTDSGPVPGIAPSAATDAAGGEDQPAPATNAEAASVRGGLRFRRGTRLGSASAVIPMIGVVNLEEEAPAAEPVKKGRAPARKKAAKPAPEASEEAEAPPPKKKAAPRTRAKKKAEE